In Janthinobacterium agaricidamnosum NBRC 102515 = DSM 9628, the DNA window CTTCAGCGCGGCCGGCATGATGGTGGCGCTGGCGCTGATCCCGGGCATGCCGTGGCTGATGTTCATGACCTTTGCGGCGGTGCTGGGTTTTGTCGCCTGGCGGCTGAGCCAGCGGGTCAAGGCGCCCGACGCCAGCGGCATGGCGGCGATCGAGGCGGCCTTGCGCGACGACCGGCCGGCCGAACTGGAATGGCAGCAATTGCCGGCGGTGCATCCCCTGATGGTGATGCTCGGTTATAAGCTGGTCGGCATGATCGACAAGACCCAGGGCGAGCCGTTGAACAAGCGCATCAGGGGCGTGCGCCAGAGCCTGTCCGAGGCGATGGGCTTGCTGCTGCCGCAGATCGGCGTGCGCGACGACCTGGCGCTGAAGCCGTCGCAATATGCGATCGTGCTGTCCGGCAGCGTGGTGGCGCAGGCCGATGTGATGGCCGATCACCTGATGGCGATTCCGTCGCCGAGCGTCTACGGCCAGCTCGATGGCGTGCCTGGCGTCGAGGCGGCCTACGGCATGCCGGTGACGTGGATACCGCCGTCCGAAAAAGCCCATGCGCTGGGCCTCGGTTACCAGGTGATTGAAATATCGAGCGTGATCGCCACCCATGTGTCGAAAATCGTGCGCGAATATCTGCCGGAATTGTTCACCCATGAGGATGTATCGGCGATGATGGAACGGCTGACCGAATTGTCGCCGAAACTGGCGGCGGCGCTGGACAAGGCGCTGACCCACACCCAGTTGCTGCGGGTATTCCGTATCTTGTTGACGGAGAATGTGTCGCTGAAAGATATCGTGCCGATCGCCACCACCTTGCTCGACAGCGCGGAAACCACCAAGGATCCGATCTTGCTGGCCGCCGAAGTGCGTTGCACGCTGCGGCGCCAGATCGTCACCGGCCTGTTCGGTCAAAAGATGGAATTGCAGGCGTTTAATTTGGGCGGCGAACTGGAAAACATGCTGCTCGGTTCGCTGAACCAGGCCCGCCAGAGCGGCAAGATTACGCTCGACAATTATCCGATCGACCCGCACTTGCTGTCGCAACTGCAAGTCAACATGCCGGTCGCGCGCGAGCAGATGAAACAGCAGGGCACGCCGTCGCTGCTGCTGGTATTGCCGCAGATCCGGCCGCTGCTGGCGCGTTACGCGCGCCTGTTTGCGCCGGGACTGCATGTGCTGTCCTACAATGAAATCCCGGAAAACCGCGAAGTGAGCATTATCGGCACCGTCGGCTAAGAGCCTATCCCAGTAGTGAGCGTCTTGTTCTGGCCGCGCATCGGCAGCGCGGACCAGGCGTGAGGAGGACGCGTGGCGGGCCACGCGACGACGATCAACGCAGTCCCCGTTCCTGAGGAGCGCCAGAAGAGGGCGTATTCATCTACTGGGATAGGCTCCAAGGACGCCTCGACCGGGCTGCCGCGCCGCCAGTGCCGGCCAGGCGGCGCGCGGACTGGCCGCACAGGTTCTCAGTCCTGCTCGTCAATATCGTCAATCGGCGGCAGCAGTTCGGCCGGCGCCGGCAGCGCGAACACTTGTTCCACCTGGCCATCCGTCTCGTCTTGATACCACATCGGCGCCGCCACTTCCTTCGAGACGGGCTCGGGTTCGGGCGCGCCGATGGGCGCTGCCGTGGCGGCCGCCCGGGTGGCAGGTTCGAACGGCTCGTCTTCGGCCGGGCGCGACAGCAGCAGCGCCACTTCGGCCATCGCGCGGAACAGCGGCGGCGACAGCGCGGCGGCCGCCGCCTGCATCGGGAAGTTATTATGCACCCGGCTGGCGTGCAATTCGCGGTTCAGGCGGCAGCGCACGATGCGCAAGCCGGCCCGCTGCACCGCGGCGGCGATGTCCGGCAACACCAGCCGCAGGTGGCGCAGCGCGCCATCGGCGCTGGCCGCCAATTCCAGCAGCACACCGTCGGCCACCGGCTCCATCTGGATCAGCACCCGTCCCAGGCCTTCGAGCACCAGTTCCAGGCGCAGCGCGACCTTGCCGTGGCGCCGTTTCGGCGCCGCGTGCTGGTCGGCGTCGCTGGCCAGCACGCGCAGCATCAGGCGCTGGCCGGCCCAGCCGTAGACGGCGAAGCGCCACGCCTCGGCATCCATGATCAATGGCGGGCGCGGGCCTTCGCGCAGCAGCGCCGGCTGCTGGTCGGCCATGAACAGATTGCCCGGCACATGCTGGCCGCGCGCCTGTTCTTGCAGCGCGGCGTATTGTTCGCCATAGGTCTTGACCATCACGCGCCATGACGCGCCCAGCTGGGCCGCGTCGGGCGGGCGCCACACCAGTTGC includes these proteins:
- a CDS encoding flagellar biosynthesis protein FlhA, whose translation is MNFLNRVVAEMRRHKFATPLFLLVILAMIILPLPPVLLDILFTFNIVLALIVILVSVSARRPLDFSVFPTVILATTMLRLTLNVASTRVVLLHGHSGADAAGKVIEAFGNVVIGGNFVVGIVVFVILMIINFVVVTKGSERISEVSARFTLDALPGKQMAIDADLNAGLINQEKAQMRRKDVAAEADFYGAMDGASKFVRGDAIASILILIINMVGGVAIGSLMHDLSFGDAFRQYALLTIGDGLVAQIPALLLSAAAAILVTRISDSGDFEQQVAGQVLTSPTVIFSAAGMMVALALIPGMPWLMFMTFAAVLGFVAWRLSQRVKAPDASGMAAIEAALRDDRPAELEWQQLPAVHPLMVMLGYKLVGMIDKTQGEPLNKRIRGVRQSLSEAMGLLLPQIGVRDDLALKPSQYAIVLSGSVVAQADVMADHLMAIPSPSVYGQLDGVPGVEAAYGMPVTWIPPSEKAHALGLGYQVIEISSVIATHVSKIVREYLPELFTHEDVSAMMERLTELSPKLAAALDKALTHTQLLRVFRILLTENVSLKDIVPIATTLLDSAETTKDPILLAAEVRCTLRRQIVTGLFGQKMELQAFNLGGELENMLLGSLNQARQSGKITLDNYPIDPHLLSQLQVNMPVAREQMKQQGTPSLLLVLPQIRPLLARYARLFAPGLHVLSYNEIPENREVSIIGTVG